In one Cryptococcus deuterogattii R265 chromosome 11, complete sequence genomic region, the following are encoded:
- a CDS encoding dynamin GTPase: MSMDGDLIALVNKLQDTFNAIGGDAVDLPQIVVVGSQSSGKSSVLETIVGRDFLPRGSGIVTRRPLILQLIHTPSHSSPRTLSNNDDDYLPDLDQTPTAGAGVMRPGGRSMGDGTGAEYAEFLHINRRFTDFEEIRKEIEAETFRVAGQNKGVSKLPINLKIYGPGVLNLTLVDLPGLTKVPVGDQPTDIERQIKNLVLDYISKPNAVILAVSPANVDLANSDALKLARSVDPRGLRTLGVLTKLDLMDAGTNALDILTGRTYPLKLGFVGVVNRSQQDINEDLPMEDARSKEEEFFRTHPVYRNIAHRCGTKYLAKTLNHVLMNHIREKLPDMKARLNTLMGQTQQELNAFGDATFLGEQHRGSLILKLMTEFSKDFVSSIEGTSLEISTKELSGGARVYYIFNEVFGHALQGIDPSQNLSLADIRTAIRNSTGPRPSLFVPEVAFDLLVKPQIKLLEAPSLRCVELVYEELMKICHNCTSPELQRFPRLLTQLVEVVSDLLRERLGPTSDYVSSLISIQAAYINTNHPDFVAGSAAIARAGAPSTTQIPKVQEPASEVDDEESEGESEASAPNGYVTHPRSASASVPDIRRPTTALGGKETKSRKHIRTASGSHTGPVSGAKQGANALLGAASAHNMAGTSPHTAKETFLNYFFGGPNGAGDDIGSVQRALGKSNTMQHHTQGQYQPQQREKDLLPDLGGRRGGRLENSASFDMKSLGKHLEATTGDQLQLTPREEMETTLIRSLIASYFGITRQTIQDLVPKAIMHLLVNFSRDAIQQRLVTQLYKPELFADLLFEDEALVSERTRVKALLDAYKEAFKVLSEVSLKST, encoded by the exons ATGTCAATGGACGGTGACCTCATTGCTCTTGTCAACAAGCTTCAGGACACGTTCAACGCCATTGGGGGTGACGCGGTCGATCTTCCACAaatcgtcgtcgtcggaTCCCAGTCCTCTGGAAAGTCTTCCGTACTGGAGACCATCGTTGGTAGAGATTTCCTGCCTCGAGGGTCAGGTATCGTCACCAGGCGTCCTCTTATACTTCAACTCATCCATACAccttctcattcttcccCACGCACGCTGAGcaacaatgatgatgattacTTACCCGATCTGGACCAGACACCTACCGCCGGAGCTGGTGTCATGCGCCCAGGTGGCAGGTCGATGGGGGATGGAACTGGAGCAGAGTATGCAGAGTTTTTGCATATCAATAGGAGATTTACCGATTTTGAAGAGATCCGtaaagagattgaggcgGAGACTTTTAGGGTTGCTGGTCAAAACAAA GGTGTTTCTAAGCTTCCAATCAACTTGAAGATTTATGGTCCTGGCGTCCTCAATTTAACCCTCGTTGATTTGCCCGGTCTTACAAAGGTGCCTGTGGGCGACCAGCCCACTGACATTGAGAGGCAGATCAAAAATCTCGTTCTTGATTACATCTCCAAACCCAACGC GGTGATCCTTGCGGTTTCACCCGCCAATGTTGACCTCGCCAACTCCGACGCCCTAAAGTTGGCCCGTTCCGTGGACCCTCGTGGCCTTCGCACACTTGGTGTTCTCACAAAGCTCGACCTTATGGACGCCGGTACCAATGCCCTTGACATCCTTACGGGCCGGACTTACCCATTGAAACTCGGTTTCGTGGGTGTTGTGAATAGGAGTCAACAGGATATCAATGAAGATCTGCCCATGGAGGATGCCAGgtcgaaggaagaagagttcTTTAGGACACATCCTGTCTACAGAAACATCGCTCACCGATGTGGGACAAAATATCTTGCAAAGACTCTCAACCAT GTCTTGATGAACCACATCCGGGAGAAATTGCCGGACATGAAGGCTAGGTTGAACACTCTTATGGGTCAGACTCAACAAGAGCTGAATGCTTTTGGTGATGCCACTTTCCTCGGCGAGCAGCACCGT GGATCTCTCATTCTCAAACTTATGACCGAGTTCTCAAAAGATTTTGTCTCCTCTATTGAAGGCACGTCCCTTGAAATCTCTACCAAAGAACTTTCTGGTGGTGCTCGCGTCTACTACATCTTCAACGAAGTCTTTGGACACGCCCTGCAAGGCATCGACCCTTCCCAGAACCTCTCACTTGCAGACATCAGGACTGCGATTCGAAACTCGACCGGTCCAAGACCAAGTTTGTTTGTTCCCGAGGTGGCGTTCGATTTGTTGGTAAAACCACAAATCAAGTTGCTGGAAGCTCCGAGCCTGAGATGTGTCGAATTAGTCTACGAAGAGCTGATGAAAATTTGCCACAATTGTACCAGCCCT GAACTCCAACGCTTCCCTCGTCTCCTTACTCAGCTTGTGGAGGTTGTGTCGGACCTTCTTCGCGAGCGTCTTGGCCCTACCTCTGACTACGTTTCCTCCTTAATCTCTATCCAAGCAGCGTACATCAACACTAATCACCCCGATTTTGTTGCCGGTTCTGCCGCTATTGCACGAGCAGGTGCTCCTTCCACCACTCAGATCCCCAAGGTGCAAGAACCTGCAAGTGAAgtggacgatgaagagtcCGAAGGGGAATCTGAAGCCTCTGCTCCCAATGGTTACGTAACCCATCCCAGATCCGCCTCTGCGTCCGTCCCCGATATTCGACGACCTACCACGGCTCttggagggaaagaaactAAGTCTAGAAAGCACATTCGGACAGCCTCTGGGTCACATACTGGCCCTGTTTCTGGCGCAAAGCAAGGCGCTAATGCTTTGCTCGGCGCGGCGTCTGCGCATAACATGGCTGGTACTTCACCTCACACTGCCAAGGAAACTTTCCTCAACTACTTCTTTGGCGGACCTAACGGGGCAGGAGATGATATTGGCAGTGTACAGCGAGCTTTGGGAAAGAGCAACACCATGCAGCACCATACACAGGGGCAGTATCAACCCCAgcagagagaaaaggactTGTTACCCGATCTGGGGGGTAGAAGGGGCGGACGCCTTGAGAATAGTGCATCATTCGACATGAAGAGTTTGGGAAAGCATCTCGAAGCT ACAACTGGGGATCAGCTCCAGCTCACTCctcgagaagagatggaaacCACCTTGATTCGATCCTTAATCGCCAGTTACTTTGGTATCACAAGGCAAACCATACAAGATCTAGTCCCCAAGGCAATCATGCACTTGCTG GTCAACTTTTCTCGTGACGCGATCCAACAACGTCTTGTCACCCAGCTCTACAAGCCCGAACTATTCGCCGATCTGTTGTTTGAGGACGAAGCGCTTGTTTCAGAACGAACAAGGGTCAAAGCCCTGCTGGATGCTTACAAGGAAGCGTTTAAGGTGTTGAGTGAGGTGTCGCTAAAGAGTACATAA